CGCCGGGCACCAAGCTGGTCTCGGCCTTCATGGTCATGTGCACCAAGACCCCGCAGTTCGGCGCCGACGGCACGCTCGTCTTCGCGGACTGCGGCCTCAACATCGACCCGACCTCCGACGAGCTCTCCGAGATCGCCATCGCCTCCGCGAACTCCTTCGCGACGTTCATGGATGACGTCGAGCCCAGGGTGGCCATGCTCTCCTACTCCACGATGGGCTCGGCAGGCGGCGACACCGCCAAGAAGGTCCAGGAGGCCACGGCCTTTGCCAAGGAGAAGGCCCCCGAGCTCGCCATTGACGGCGACCTGCAGCTCGATGCCGCGATCGTGCCCGAGGTCGCCGCCCTCAAGGCCCCCGAGAGCAAGGTGGCCGGCCACGCCAACGTCCTCGTCTTCCCCAACCTGGAGACCGGCAACATCGGCTACAAGCTCGTCCAGCGCTTTGGCAACGCCGAGGCGTACGGCCCCATCCTCCAGGGCATCGCCAAGCCGGTGAACGACCTCTCGCGCGGCTGCGTCGCCGACGACATCGTGGGCGTCGTCGCCATCACCGCCGTCCAGGCGCAGATGGCCGAGATGCACGAAGGGTAGACATGATCGCCGTCTGGATCGTAGCCACCTGCTTCACGCTGGTCGGGGCCCTCTACTCGGGGCCCAAGTGGCTTCGCCTCCTCTCCTGTCGAGGGCGGGCCACGGGGACGTTCGTCTCTGCGCAGAGCGGCCTGGGAACCGGCAGCCAGCCCATGAGGGCGCTGTATCGCTACGAGGTCGACGGCCGCGTCTACGAGGGGTCGAGCGGGTGGACCACGTTCATCGTCGTGCGAAGAGGCGGACCGTGCAAGGTGCGCTACAGCCTGTCCGACCCCTCGCGGTCCTATCTCGCACAGTTTGGCACCTACGCTAACGTCGCCATCGGGACCGTGTTCTTCCTGGTGGGGCTCGCTGTCTTTGGCGTTGGCGCGATGCTCGTCGCCCACTACCCCGAGCTGATTGGCTAGGGATATCAGCAAGGACTCCTAGGCGGCCCGGCAACCTCCTTGCCGGGCCGCCTTCTTGTGGAGAGCCCCTGGGAGATCAGCTACCTCGGAACGGGCCCGTCGCAAACCCCGGCGGCGGTCGCCCGCTTGTCGAGGCTTCGACGCTCGCGCGTGCCGCGCGGCCGCGGCCGCCGTGCCGCCTATGACGCGACAGGGCTCCCCTCTTCGCCGAGTGTACGAAACCATCGACCGCAACTACGCCCGTCAGTGATTAAGGGACATGTTCACCCTGTTAAGAAGTGAACGTATGAGCATACGGTCATGCCTATCGCGCGAGTTTCGTACACTCGGCAAACGGAACGGCCGCACTCCGGGGTATTGGTTCACTTTGCGGGCGCGTGACCGGTACAGAAGAAGCCCCGGGCCTGTGACCCGGGGCCTTGGTCGAGCGAGAGGAACGATGAGCCGGAAGGGCAAACCCAAACCGTACGGGAGGAGCGGGAGGCGCCGAGCCTAGCGACCGATGGGCTTGGGGCCGGCGGCGCGAATTTCGGGCGCCATCGTGGTGAGGCGCTTCTCGGCGTTGTCGACGAACATCTGGGCGAGCTTCTCGGCCATCTCGTCGTAGGCGGCGCGGTCCTCCCAGGTGTTGCGCGCGTTGAGCAGCTCGCTCGGCACCCCCGGGCAGGAGGTGGGGACGTCGAGGTTGAAGCGCTCGTCGTGCACGTACTCGGAGTCGTCGATGATGCCGGACTGGGCGGCCTCGACCATCTTGCGGGTGTAGGCGAGCTTCATGCGCTTGCCCACGCCGTAGGGGCCGCCGGTCCAGCCGGTGTTGATGAGGTAGACGCGCACGCCGCCCGTGTCGATCTTCTCGCCGAGCATCTGCGCGTAGACGTTGGGGTCGAGCGGCATGAACGGCTCGCCAAAGAGCGAGGAGAACGTGGGCTGGGGCTCCTTGATGCCGCGCTCGGTGCCGGCGACCTTGGAGGTGAAGCCGGTCATGAAGTGGTACATGGCGGCGTTGCGGTCGAGCTTGGCGATCGGCGGCAGAACGCCGAAGGCGTCGGCCGTGAGGAAGATGACGACGTCGGGCGTGCGCTTGGCGCGGCCCTTGGCCACGGCGCCGGGGACGAACTCGACCGGGTAGGCCACGCGGCCGTTCTCGGTGAGCGAGGTGTCGAAGTAGTCCGCCACGCGGGTGTCCTCGTCGATCACCACGTTCTCGCACATGGAGCCAAAGCGGATGGCGTTCCAGATCTGCGGCTCTGTCTCGGGCGTGATGTCGATGGTCTTGGCGTAGCAGCCGCCCTCGATGTTGAAGACGCGGTCCTCGGCCCAGCCGTGCTCGTCATCGCCGATGAGCAGGCGGTCCTCGGCGGCGGAGAGGGTCGTCTTGCCGGTTCCGGAGAGGCCGAAGAAGACCGTGGTGCCGTGGGAGCGCGGGTTCATGTTGCAGGAGCAGTGCATGGTGAGCACGTGGTCCTCAACGGGCAGCAGGTAGTTCATGACGGAGAAGATCGACTTCTTGATCTCCCCGGAGTACTGGGTGCCCACGACGAGGATCGTGCGCTCCTGGAAGTTAATCAGGACGGCGGCCTCGGAGTGGGTCCCGTGGACCTCGGGGTCGAGCTTGAGCGTGGGGGCGGCCATGACGACGAAGTCGGCGTCGCCGAAGTTGCGGAGCTCGTCGTCGGTCGGGCGCACGAGCATCTGGTGGACGAAGAGCGCCTGGCTCGCGAGCTCGCAGATCGCACAGATCTTGCGGGAGTAGCGGCGCTCGGCGCCGGCGAGACCGTGCACGACGAAGAGGCGACGCTCGGAGAGGTGGCCGATGACCTCGCTCTTGATCTTCTGGTAGTTCTCCTCGGAGAACGGCACGTTGACGTTGCCCCAGGCGATCTTGTCGTGGACGTCGGGGGTGTCGACGATGAAGCGGTCCTTGGGCGAGCGACCGGTGTACTGGCCGGTGATGACGGAGAGCGAACCGGTGCTGGTGAGCTCGCCCTCGCCGCGCTCGACGGCGGTCTCGATCAGCACGGCCGGGGACGCGTCGATGACGGTCTTCTCCTCCGTGTGGGCGATGCCGTAGCGCTGAAGTTCCTCGATGATCATGCGTGCCTCCTTATGGCTGGCGGGCGTGCCGCCGCTCTTAGACGCATCGAAGGCGCCCAAAGGAGGGCACCAGTTGGCTATTATGGCACAAAACCCCGCTTGCGGCCCCATTGGCCCCATTCGGCCGAGCATGCCAGCGGGAGGGCGCCTGCCGAAGTAGAGTCTTGAGGGATACGACCAAGGAGGGCACGAACATGGCCACGCTCACCACCATCACGGACGGCACGCTGTCAGCCACCATCGACTCCCAGGGAGCCCAGCTCATGAGTCTCGCGCTCGACGGCGGCGAGTACCTCTGGCAGGGCGACGAGCGGTTCTGGGCCCGCCGTGCTCCGGTGCTCTTCCCCATCGTCGGGTGCCTGCGCGGCGACCATGCCGTCTCGGCCCGGGGCGACGTCTCGCTCAAGCGTCACGGAATCGCACGCCTCTACGAGCATGCCGTCGTCGACCGGACGCCCTCGAGCGTCACCTACGAGCTCTCCTCCACCGACGAGACCCGCGCTGCCTACCCCTTCGACTTTCGCCTGAACATGACCTACGCGCTCACGGGCGGACGCCTCACCCAGACCTTTGCCGTGACCAACACCGGCGACGTTGACCTCCCCTTCACCCTCGGCGGCCACCCCGCCTTCAACGTGCCCGTCCCCGGCGAGGAGGGGGCGGCCTTCTCGGACTTTGAGCTCGTCTTCCCCGAGCGCTGGACCGCGAGCGTGCCCACGATCGACGAGCGCGGCCTTCATGACTTCGCCCATATGAACGAGGTCTTCCGCGACAGCGACCGCCTGCAGCTCACCCACGAGCTCATCGAGCGGCTCCTGACCGTCGTCTTTGTCGACGTGCCCGGGCGCTCCGTGCGGCTCCTGGGCCCCGCGGGTCACGGCGTCGAGGTCGACTTCGACGGCTTTGACTATCTCGGCGTGTGGACCGCGAGCGCGGACGCCCCGTTCGTGGCAATCGAGCCCTGGGTGGGGTGCGCGACCGCCTATGACGAGTCCGACGTCTTTGAGGAGAAGCGCGGCACCATCACGCTCGCTCCAGGCGAGAGCTGCGAGAAGAGCTTCTCGATGAGGCCCTTCTAGTGGGCGGACGCATCCGGCTCGCCACCGAGAGGGACCTGGGCGCCGTGGCCGCCATCTACGAGGCGGCCCGCAGCTTCATGCGCGACCATGGCAACCCC
Above is a genomic segment from Olsenella timonensis containing:
- a CDS encoding aldose 1-epimerase family protein — protein: MATLTTITDGTLSATIDSQGAQLMSLALDGGEYLWQGDERFWARRAPVLFPIVGCLRGDHAVSARGDVSLKRHGIARLYEHAVVDRTPSSVTYELSSTDETRAAYPFDFRLNMTYALTGGRLTQTFAVTNTGDVDLPFTLGGHPAFNVPVPGEEGAAFSDFELVFPERWTASVPTIDERGLHDFAHMNEVFRDSDRLQLTHELIERLLTVVFVDVPGRSVRLLGPAGHGVEVDFDGFDYLGVWTASADAPFVAIEPWVGCATAYDESDVFEEKRGTITLAPGESCEKSFSMRPF
- a CDS encoding DUF3592 domain-containing protein — its product is MIAVWIVATCFTLVGALYSGPKWLRLLSCRGRATGTFVSAQSGLGTGSQPMRALYRYEVDGRVYEGSSGWTTFIVVRRGGPCKVRYSLSDPSRSYLAQFGTYANVAIGTVFFLVGLAVFGVGAMLVAHYPELIG
- the pckA gene encoding phosphoenolpyruvate carboxykinase (ATP), giving the protein MIIEELQRYGIAHTEEKTVIDASPAVLIETAVERGEGELTSTGSLSVITGQYTGRSPKDRFIVDTPDVHDKIAWGNVNVPFSEENYQKIKSEVIGHLSERRLFVVHGLAGAERRYSRKICAICELASQALFVHQMLVRPTDDELRNFGDADFVVMAAPTLKLDPEVHGTHSEAAVLINFQERTILVVGTQYSGEIKKSIFSVMNYLLPVEDHVLTMHCSCNMNPRSHGTTVFFGLSGTGKTTLSAAEDRLLIGDDEHGWAEDRVFNIEGGCYAKTIDITPETEPQIWNAIRFGSMCENVVIDEDTRVADYFDTSLTENGRVAYPVEFVPGAVAKGRAKRTPDVVIFLTADAFGVLPPIAKLDRNAAMYHFMTGFTSKVAGTERGIKEPQPTFSSLFGEPFMPLDPNVYAQMLGEKIDTGGVRVYLINTGWTGGPYGVGKRMKLAYTRKMVEAAQSGIIDDSEYVHDERFNLDVPTSCPGVPSELLNARNTWEDRAAYDEMAEKLAQMFVDNAEKRLTTMAPEIRAAGPKPIGR